From a single Lacerta agilis isolate rLacAgi1 chromosome 3, rLacAgi1.pri, whole genome shotgun sequence genomic region:
- the LRRN4 gene encoding LOW QUALITY PROTEIN: leucine-rich repeat neuronal protein 4 (The sequence of the model RefSeq protein was modified relative to this genomic sequence to represent the inferred CDS: inserted 1 base in 1 codon) yields the protein MFCFLACLLVLVQEVPTRPTKETASAAPGDAKALFQLVKQNIGEENVNLSSLSCGDLRAQPWTSLHLRNQNLTSFPACLPEPLEYLDLSVNLLPEFNSQEVADLPTLKFLFLRQNKIQQVTWDGSNLSRLQTLDLSFNLLSVVPACNPSVLQNLKWFSLAGNPIVEIHPFAFSYYRQLHFLNLSSTWLGKDGKEGIKESAFATILPGDTTKKAGSDIHVLDLSATYLERLHQDWIKYLPRLSNLYLTKMSRLRSLDADTFLHLPELRLLDCRDSRALSLVETESFTHTPHMALLLFQNCNLSSFSPWNLSSSVIPTVNLYGNPLVCSCAISWLLSKPVRIVLERASEILCYPEAKEASSFARMRLSKFNTEWCQRQRISNFTQVKLYGTSPSFTTDTLTDSSTFPQEWPSSPSSSQYPHLTWGDTAKEAPTKADILAYKDKTFGRSTDGPPTTAALHTAASSRTLRELSSDPTLVSMTGMNQRKHDTTVVDDSIGHMDETWSHFAPLSPTAEETAADSSVLIPHNTVRPAQSTQSPNKAVPLLNIATTRNSPKSYEDNYDYDKQEEEFVAQGLGPCDYDPCRHLQKPCSDLQLLSPCLCPGISDEFTIPDPPRLREISEIRDTSAEVCWCAPYSAVRFYQLAYRPQDSKNFTVSGEIYATARRYTLYNLLPGSTYQVCIMASNKAGLSQTADWNVPSAPCGSFKTKSSYKTIFATLCATSGFLLIATIFLSVCLCKKCKGRHIEHYNTHLVSYKNPXFDYSLK from the exons ATGTTCTGCTTCCTTGCCTGCCTGTTGGTTCTTGTACAGGAAGTGCCAACCAGGCCAACGAAGGAAACGGCATCTGCAGCTCCTGGAGATGCGAAAGCCCTCTTCCAGTTGGTGAAGCAGAACATTGGGGAGGAAAATGTCAACCTCAGTAGCCTGTCCTGTGGGGATCTGCGGGCCCAGCCATGGACCTCCTTGCACCTCAGAAATCAGAACCTGACTtctttccctgcctgcctgcctgagccTCTGGAGTATTTGGATCTGAGTGTCAACCTCTTGCCTGAATTCAACAGCCAGGAGGTGGCTGACTTGCCGACGTTGAAATTCCTCTTTCTCAGGCAGAATAAGATCCAGCAAGTGACATGGGACGGCAGCAACCTCAGCCGCCTCCAGACGCTGGACCTGAGCTTCAATTTGCTATCAGTTGTGCCCGCATGCAACCCATCTGTTCTGCAAAACCTCAAGTGGTTTTCTCTAGCTGGAAACCCCATTGTTGAAATCCATCCATTTGCTTTCTCCTACTACCGTCAGCTGCATTTCCTAAACCTGTCTTCTACTTGGCTGGGGAAGGATGGGAAAGAGGGGATTAAGGAATCTGCCTTTGCGACAATCTTGCCTGGGGACACCACTAAAAAGGCTGGAAGTGATATCCATGTGCTGGACCTGAGCGCAACCTATCTGGAGAGAT TGCATCAGGACTGGATCAAATATCTGCCCAGGCTCTCAAacctttatttaacaaaaatgaGCAGGCTGAGAAGCCTTGACGCTGACACCTTCCTGCATCTTCCTGAACTGAGATTATTGGACTGCCGAGATTCCCGTGCCCTCAGTCTGGTGGAAACAGAGTCTTTCACCCACACACCTCACATGGCTCTCCTCCTATTCCAAAA CTGCAATTTGAGCTCTTTCAGTCCATGGAATCTCAGCTCATCGGTAATCCCAACGGTCAACCTCTATGGCAACCCTTTGGTGTGTAGTTGTGCTATTTCATGGCTGCTCTCCAAGCCAGTCAGAATAGTTCTAGAGAG GGCATCAGAAATTTTGTGCTACCCAGAGGCCAAAGAAGCATCTTCATTTGCACGTATGCGGCTGTCCAAGTTCAACACTGAGTGGTGCCAAAGGCAAAGAATTTCCAACTTCACTCAAGTCAAGCTTTACGGTACGTCTCCCAGCTTCACGACAGACACCCTTACAGACTCCAGTACATTTCCCCAAGAATGGCCCAGCAGCCCTTCTTCTTCTCAATACCCTCATTTGACTTGGGGAGATACAGCAAAGGAGGCTCCAACCAAAGCAGACATTCTTGCCTACAAAGATAAAACATTTGGCAGATCTACCGACGGCCCACCCACCACAGCAGCTCTTCACACAGCAGCTTCCTCAAGAACTCTGAGGGAACTCTCTTCTGATCCAACCCTAGTGAGCATGACTGGAATGAATCAAAGGAAACATGACACCACAGTAGTGGATGATTCTATTGGCCACATGGACGAAACATGGTCCCACTTCGCTCCGCTCAGTCCTACAGCTGAAGAAACAGCGGCAGATTCTTCTGTGTTGATCCCACACAATACGGTAAGGCCAGCTCAGTCTACACAAAGCCCCAACAAGGCAGTCCCACTTCTGAATATTGCAACCACTCGTAACAGTCCGAAATCTTATGAAGACAATTATGACTACGATAAGCAGGAGGAGGAATTTGTGGCTCAGGGCCTTGGGCCTTGTGATTACGATCCATGCAGGCACCTCCAAAAGCCTTGCTCTGATCTCCAGTTGTTGTCTCCTTGCCTGTGCCCGGGGATCTCTGATGAATTCACCATCCCAGATCCTCCGAGGCTCCGCGAGATATCTGAAATTAGGGACACTTCAGCAGAGGTCTGCTGGTGTGCCCCATATTCAGCAGTAAGATTCTACCAGCTTGCTTACCGCCCTCAGGACAGCAAGAATTTCACTGTATCTGGAGAGATTTATGCCACGGCTAGGCGATACACGCTGTACAATCTCCTGCCTGGCTCAACTTACCAAGTATGCATAATGGCTTCAAACAAGGCAGGATTGAGCCAGACTGCAGACTGGAATGTGCCCAGTGCTCCATGTGGTTCCTTTAAAACAAAGTCCAGCTACAAAACTATCTTTGCCACTTTGTGTGCAACGAGTGGATTCCTTCTTATTGCTACCATATTCTTGTCAGTGTGTCTCTGCAAAAAGTGTAAAGGACGCCACATTGAGCATTATAACACACACCTTGTCTCGTATAAAAACC GCTTTGATTACTCCTTAAAATAA